From the Paenibacillus sp. FSL H8-0548 genome, one window contains:
- a CDS encoding DNA-binding protein yields the protein MQVVFEDWDQKVKKTFNATSKQVVLTVTEAGDLLGLTKDQMKVYVLKHNLTKVSINRSVHRYLLLKSEIDEILGKS from the coding sequence ATGCAGGTAGTATTTGAAGACTGGGATCAAAAGGTAAAGAAAACGTTTAATGCAACGAGCAAGCAAGTTGTATTGACCGTAACTGAAGCAGGAGACTTACTAGGCCTGACAAAGGACCAGATGAAGGTGTATGTGCTTAAGCATAACCTGACGAAGGTTTCGATTAATCGCAGCGTCCACAGATATCTATTACTGAAAAGCGAAATAGATGAAATCCTAGGAAAATCCTGA
- a CDS encoding MerR family transcriptional regulator, producing the protein MELLKIEEVAKRTGLTKRAIRYYEDIGLISAPERSQGGMRLYSEEDI; encoded by the coding sequence TTGGAATTGTTAAAAATAGAAGAGGTAGCCAAACGAACAGGCTTAACCAAGCGAGCGATTCGCTATTATGAGGATATTGGACTTATCTCAGCTCCGGAGAGGTCACAGGGTGGTATGCGGCTATATTCGGAGGAAGACATATAG
- a CDS encoding polysaccharide deacetylase family protein, translated as MLAVERTVYLTIDDGPAGDFKQKVAYLNVLGIQAIWFCLGEALEDFAEEAILAIKAGHVIGNRSYDDADFSAISLQEAREQLERTDQIINELYAGAEVIRPCKAFRFPYMHHEVNDGHFADLQSMLEELGYRQPLFENVKDHEDRSQQGLHVTHTRDTFDLAALAAGDGTQSTPLAAGNEIIKIHDWLGSVPFTSLIDKLISRDVSFQLPQGMNAERMLTAAH; from the coding sequence ATGTTGGCGGTTGAAAGAACGGTGTACCTCACGATTGATGATGGTCCTGCCGGAGATTTTAAACAAAAAGTTGCGTATTTGAATGTTTTGGGTATTCAGGCCATTTGGTTTTGTCTCGGCGAGGCGTTGGAAGACTTTGCAGAAGAAGCGATACTAGCGATAAAAGCGGGCCATGTTATTGGCAATCGCAGCTACGATGATGCTGATTTCTCGGCAATAAGCCTTCAGGAAGCCAGGGAGCAATTGGAACGAACGGACCAGATCATCAATGAGCTTTATGCAGGAGCGGAGGTCATTAGGCCATGCAAGGCGTTCCGGTTTCCTTATATGCATCACGAAGTGAATGACGGCCATTTTGCGGACCTTCAAAGTATGTTGGAGGAGCTTGGGTACAGACAGCCTTTGTTTGAAAATGTAAAAGATCATGAGGACCGTTCGCAGCAGGGGCTGCATGTAACGCATACGAGGGATACGTTTGACTTAGCCGCGTTAGCAGCAGGAGACGGAACGCAGAGCACTCCGCTTGCTGCGGGGAATGAGATTATTAAGATTCATGACTGGTTGGGCTCAGTGCCTTTCACATCCTTGATAGATAAGCTCATATCGCGGGACGTAAGCTTTCAGCTTCCGCAAGGCATGAATGCAGAAAGAATGTTAACCGCAGCTCATTAA
- a CDS encoding bifunctional glycosyltransferase family 2/GtrA family protein has protein sequence MNILIPSYEPDERLLILIEQLRAIGSAQIVIVDDGSGAAYSELFRTARELGCTVITHIANRGKGHALKSGFLYFRQKGTTDGIVCADSDGQHLPHDIMRIASSIQEHNQHIILGSRRFTGKVPMRSRFGNALTRLVFSFTTGKRIYDTQTGLRGYSADMLNWLCRIPGERFEYEMNLLLEAPAAGFSFHEVPIDTIYLNHNDSSHFRPIIDSARIYVPFLTFSLSSILCAVIDFLLLAVIHFFSSSLFFAVLGARLTSSVFNYTMNRKFVFSKGKKSKLHSSMPKYFTLVFVILCLNYGLMHVFNERIGIPLLIAKLMTEGTLFLFSYWVQRKYVY, from the coding sequence ATGAACATATTAATCCCCTCCTATGAGCCGGATGAACGGCTTTTGATTCTTATTGAGCAGTTGAGAGCGATTGGCTCTGCCCAGATTGTCATTGTAGACGACGGAAGCGGCGCGGCGTACAGCGAGCTGTTTCGCACTGCAAGAGAGCTCGGCTGCACGGTCATCACGCATATTGCCAATAGAGGCAAAGGGCATGCCCTGAAGTCAGGTTTTCTTTATTTTCGGCAAAAAGGCACGACAGACGGCATCGTCTGCGCTGACAGCGACGGACAGCATCTTCCGCATGATATTATGAGAATTGCCAGCAGCATTCAGGAGCATAATCAGCATATCATTCTCGGAAGCAGACGATTTACCGGTAAGGTTCCGATGCGAAGCCGCTTTGGCAATGCGCTGACACGGCTCGTCTTCTCATTCACAACAGGCAAACGCATTTATGATACGCAAACAGGCCTGCGCGGATACTCTGCTGACATGCTGAACTGGCTGTGCCGCATTCCTGGTGAACGCTTCGAGTATGAGATGAATCTGCTGCTGGAAGCGCCTGCTGCTGGATTTTCCTTTCATGAGGTTCCCATTGACACCATATATCTGAATCACAACGACTCCTCCCACTTCAGACCGATTATAGATTCAGCCAGAATCTATGTGCCGTTTCTTACCTTCAGCCTTAGCTCTATATTATGTGCCGTTATTGACTTTCTATTGCTGGCTGTCATTCATTTCTTTAGCTCCAGCTTGTTTTTCGCTGTTCTAGGAGCAAGGCTCACAAGCTCTGTTTTCAACTACACGATGAACAGGAAATTCGTATTTTCCAAAGGCAAAAAGTCTAAGCTCCACTCCTCCATGCCAAAATATTTCACTCTCGTATTCGTTATACTTTGTTTGAATTACGGACTCATGCATGTCTTTAATGAGCGAATTGGCATCCCTTTGCTGATCGCCAAGCTTATGACTGAAGGCACGCTGTTTCTATTCAGCTATTGGGTACAGCGCAAATATGTATATTAA
- a CDS encoding phosphodiester glycosidase family protein: MIDIIKLTKRKKLGLLITALILLVSCILYSLADRYLIEHVEVRVANEVDQNKPTADAAVEEDTEQQVQQDDWSYKSASTSIQIEKVETGSGSDKITYFVADVQLTETSVLQAAFAKNSFGRNIIEKTSTIAAEHNAIFAINGDYYGFRDDGVIIRNGTLYRDEPVRDALALLSDGSIKSYNEEQLSSSALLAEGVLHTYSFGPILVKDGAVADDFSKVAIDKNFGNRSIQGSNPRTGVGMISPNHYVFVVVDGRKDNYSKGMTLAEFANVFAELGAAEAYNLDGGGSSTMYFMGRVVNSPAGKEQERGVSDILYISE, from the coding sequence TTGATTGACATCATAAAACTGACGAAACGCAAAAAACTTGGACTTCTAATCACCGCCCTCATCCTGCTTGTCAGCTGCATCTTATACTCGCTTGCTGACCGTTATCTGATCGAACATGTAGAGGTACGCGTCGCCAATGAGGTTGATCAGAACAAGCCTACTGCTGATGCGGCAGTTGAAGAGGATACAGAGCAGCAAGTACAGCAGGACGATTGGAGCTACAAAAGCGCGAGCACCAGCATTCAGATTGAAAAAGTAGAAACAGGCTCCGGAAGCGATAAGATTACTTATTTTGTTGCAGACGTTCAGCTTACAGAAACAAGTGTGCTGCAAGCCGCCTTCGCAAAAAATTCGTTTGGCCGCAACATCATTGAGAAGACCTCAACGATAGCAGCAGAGCACAATGCTATCTTCGCCATAAACGGTGATTATTACGGCTTTCGTGACGACGGAGTCATTATTCGCAACGGCACCCTTTATCGAGACGAGCCTGTACGCGACGCCCTAGCTCTTCTATCCGACGGCTCGATAAAAAGCTATAACGAGGAACAGCTTAGCTCCTCTGCCCTTCTGGCTGAGGGTGTATTGCACACCTATTCGTTCGGGCCCATTCTTGTGAAGGATGGCGCAGTCGCGGACGACTTCAGCAAGGTCGCTATCGATAAAAATTTCGGGAATCGTTCCATTCAAGGCTCAAATCCGCGGACGGGCGTCGGTATGATCTCACCTAATCATTACGTATTCGTCGTCGTCGACGGTCGTAAGGACAATTACAGCAAAGGGATGACCTTAGCTGAATTTGCCAACGTATTTGCGGAGCTAGGCGCTGCCGAAGCCTACAATCTGGACGGAGGCGGCTCATCAACCATGTATTTCATGGGCCGAGTCGTGAACAGTCCGGCAGGCAAGGAGCAGGAGCGCGGCGTCAGCGATATTTTATATATTTCAGAATAG
- a CDS encoding cation diffusion facilitator family transporter, with the protein MNSTSQGQGFWVLVKKGNKSSAIAMIGNAIIAVIKGFAASFSGSGAMFASSMHSLADAVNQGFVFAGSILSEKKPTPRFPTGFGRVINIFCMIAVIVVTVMAYETIREGWHLIQHPVASEGIWLNIGVLLVNLIVDGLILIKAMKEILTEAKVEASGFKIMRAAFKNVGRSAPATRLVFYEDIVAVTGAFLAMVAVIVVSLTTFEVMDGLVTILIGLLMVGVAFRVGYDNMVGLIGVSAPKEVSDKVSNIILSEPLVTDIYQLRILQEGRYYHVEAMMELKPGLTLADADDIKFKVRDRLLQDTDITDAILGIIEDDGVKSWTPIAKK; encoded by the coding sequence ATGAATTCGACATCACAAGGACAAGGGTTTTGGGTACTAGTTAAGAAAGGAAATAAATCATCTGCCATAGCGATGATTGGAAATGCGATTATTGCCGTTATTAAAGGCTTCGCCGCTTCCTTCAGCGGCAGCGGGGCGATGTTTGCTTCCTCTATGCATTCATTGGCAGACGCAGTAAATCAGGGCTTTGTCTTTGCTGGCAGCATTCTCTCTGAGAAAAAGCCGACACCGCGGTTTCCGACCGGTTTTGGACGCGTCATTAATATTTTCTGTATGATTGCTGTTATCGTCGTTACCGTTATGGCTTACGAAACGATACGCGAGGGTTGGCATTTAATTCAGCATCCTGTGGCAAGCGAAGGCATTTGGCTCAATATTGGGGTGCTGCTGGTTAACCTTATTGTGGATGGGTTGATATTAATAAAAGCGATGAAAGAAATACTGACGGAAGCGAAGGTAGAAGCAAGTGGATTTAAGATTATGCGCGCTGCTTTCAAAAATGTAGGCCGTTCAGCACCTGCGACAAGATTAGTGTTTTATGAGGATATCGTTGCCGTAACTGGAGCTTTTCTGGCTATGGTTGCGGTCATTGTTGTCTCCTTAACTACCTTTGAAGTGATGGATGGTCTGGTGACCATACTGATCGGATTGCTGATGGTTGGTGTCGCCTTTCGAGTCGGTTATGATAATATGGTCGGTTTGATCGGCGTCTCTGCTCCGAAGGAAGTATCCGATAAGGTTTCCAACATCATATTATCTGAGCCTCTGGTGACTGATATTTATCAATTGCGTATTTTGCAGGAAGGGCGCTATTATCACGTTGAGGCCATGATGGAGCTAAAGCCGGGATTAACGCTTGCCGATGCAGATGACATCAAATTTAAAGTTCGTGATCGACTGCTCCAGGACACTGACATCACCGATGCTATTTTAGGCATAATTGAGGATGATGGCGTGAAAAGCTGGACTCCTATTGCTAAAAAATAA
- a CDS encoding AAA family ATPase has product MISIGIAGGSGSGKTTLSRFLASGLSEYKVKMIHMDKYYKEKRPIATAPFSGKQYEDFNHPSAIHMDKVLEDFQYAALKEDVVIIEGFLLFHDARLRENMDYKIFVDCPSDERLARRLDNFVNGRYSREEVINEYLELVRHRHDEYVEPTRWYADLIMNGSKGNQKGSQIVLEWLLQKLG; this is encoded by the coding sequence ATGATTTCAATTGGTATTGCTGGAGGGTCTGGCAGCGGAAAAACAACCTTAAGCAGGTTTTTAGCTAGCGGATTGAGTGAATATAAGGTGAAAATGATTCATATGGACAAGTACTACAAGGAGAAAAGGCCGATTGCGACAGCTCCCTTCTCAGGAAAGCAATATGAAGATTTTAATCACCCGAGCGCCATACATATGGATAAGGTACTGGAAGATTTTCAATACGCTGCATTAAAGGAAGACGTTGTCATTATTGAGGGCTTTCTACTGTTTCATGATGCTAGGCTAAGAGAAAATATGGATTATAAAATATTTGTGGATTGCCCCTCCGATGAGAGGCTTGCCAGGAGACTGGACAATTTCGTGAATGGCCGTTACTCGCGCGAAGAGGTGATTAATGAATATTTGGAGCTGGTCCGACATAGGCATGATGAGTATGTGGAGCCGACTCGTTGGTATGCGGATCTGATTATGAACGGTTCCAAGGGCAATCAGAAAGGCAGTCAAATCGTGCTGGAGTGGCTGTTGCAGAAGCTGGGATGA
- a CDS encoding cytochrome c biogenesis protein CcdC, with protein sequence MKRNFYKPIRGDGRRILMPLLFMLPGVFLLLEPSVHAPLYDWLIAALLGLVLSLPLIWTTNYEVRDDNQIYAKRNIGFVFAFIVVIAIRFVLRSYLSMIEPQTLAALFMLVAFSYILPWRIVSYLKFRKQLQLRSVQNNAGEGSI encoded by the coding sequence ATGAAAAGAAACTTCTATAAGCCGATTCGCGGTGATGGAAGAAGGATTTTGATGCCTTTGTTATTTATGCTGCCAGGTGTATTTCTATTGTTAGAGCCGAGTGTTCATGCGCCGCTCTATGATTGGTTAATCGCTGCTTTATTAGGGCTTGTACTATCGCTGCCGCTAATTTGGACGACTAACTATGAGGTGCGTGACGACAATCAGATCTATGCGAAGCGGAACATCGGGTTTGTGTTTGCCTTTATCGTAGTTATAGCTATACGCTTTGTCCTGCGCAGCTATTTGAGTATGATTGAACCGCAAACGTTGGCTGCCTTATTTATGCTTGTAGCCTTTTCCTATATATTGCCTTGGCGAATCGTATCGTACTTGAAGTTCCGTAAGCAGCTGCAGCTGCGTTCTGTACAAAATAATGCTGGTGAAGGAAGCATTTAA